GCCTGGGGAGTGCTATGCTGGTCACCCTGTCACCTTCTTTCACCGAGCCAGAAAAAAATCCAGTGAAAGCAAGAACCATTAAGGGGAAGAACAGGGGATACACACATGGTACAAATTTTTGTCGACTACAGTGAGGAGCACTGACATCAATCTTAGCATCCAACCATTATGTTATAGGCCATACTTCTAATCAGGCTCTATGTTACATTtgttccttttgaagtttctaaAATGTGGTGTAGACTAAGAAAACATGAATCTAGAATCTTGCTAGATAATAGCTGTAAACTTAGTTCATGTTCAAATGGCATCGACAGTTCATCTTTATGCACACATGCATGTGCATACACTGATTACTGGCTTCTGTTGCCAACAGTTTGCTCTTTTTTTTCTGCATTGAATTATGTAAAAATTGTTTCTGAATTTGGAATTATGCATTGAGCACCTATCCTTCATCTGCATTTTTTAGTTTAGTTCATTCATCAAATTTTAAGTCAGTATAGACTTTTGGAAGTCCATTCGAGTCCTCAACTTCATTTTCTCTATTTAATACTTATTGATAACTTTCAACTTCAGGTTAAGGAACTAGCTGAAAAGGCACGAGCCGGAAAGCTGACACCTAATGAATTTCAGGGAGGAACTTTCAGGTGATAATGTGTATTAATAATCCAAATTTGGTGTTCATGCATTCTTTCACTAGCAGCCATATATCTTTCTTTTCAATATTTTTGCAGCATTTCAAACCTAGGAATGTTTCCAGTGGACCATTTTCGTGCAATAATAAACCCCCCACAGGTACTCTCCTTATGGTTCCTAGGAACAAAATTAGGATCACTTGAGTTATTGTtgatgttgatatgctctttctATCTTTTGTATAATACATGTGTATATTTATTTCAGGCTTGTATTCTAGCTGTCGGTAGGGGCAACAGAATTGTTGAACCAGTTGTTGGAAGCGATGGTAAGATATTTCTGGTTTGCTTTATCCTCAAATACATGATATTTTGAAATGAGTCATATGATTAAGATTTGCTTTCTACCCAGGAATTGAGAAACCTGCAGTAGTTACAAAAATGAACTTAACATTGTCTGCTGATCATCGTGTTTTTGATGGCAAAGTTGGAGGTATGTAAGCTGCCTAACTTATACAATGTTCAAATGGAAATATATGACAAGAAGGTAAATATGGATCCTTTATCTTTCCCATGTCAATCAAATCAATCTCCATCTCATTACTTTTCGAGGATAAGAGTGATGTGGCTTGTAGTTTGAAGTAGACAATGCTAGGAGTATTGTCTCTTCTTGGGTTCAAAACCTTGTTTGTTATATCTGAATTTACAATTTGTTAAATTATGatgtggaaaataaaatcaataatGCAAAACAGTTGGTTGCCTAAGTGCACTATATAAGTGCACTATATTTTGGTTGAAAATATGGAATTTTACACTGTACGAGATGTTATGCTGTCAAAATGGTGATGTCTCTATCAAAAAGTAACCAAATCACAACCAGCAAACCACATTATATTTGAATGTTCATGATTTCCTTTGTTTTTTGGGTGAGCATTTTCTGGTCATCCAAGAGGTGGCTTGCCACATAAGCAGCTTAGAGTGCTGCCTAGGATGGTCATAGTAGTAATGTTCAGACCCATTAGTGATTTTAACCAGAGAATCACAGTATTTGAATATTCAGGATTTCCTTTGGTTTTGGGTGAGGATTTGTTGGCCAGCAAAAAGGTGATTGTTTTATAAGCTGCCTTGAGTACTGCCTAGGATGGAAGTTCAACCCTGCCTATACTTTTAGCTTACTTTGTTCTTAAGGGGGATGCATTTTATTTGCAGGTTCACTCCTCTCGGCTTTACGTCTGAACTTCAGTGATATTCGAAGACTTCTCTTGTAACAACTTGAATAATCCCTCAATATTAGAGATGGGGCTTCCTAGCAATCAACTGCAGTGTGTGGATGTCTGATTTTCATTCCCAGTTGGAAATTTTCGGAGCATTGAGCAATCTTCCTCGTGGGGTACCATGGCCATAACTCCATGCAGTTGCTGTGCCATCTTCTGTTACATTATTTTGGTTGATTCATGGGTTCAAGAAATAATACAGCAGTAAGATTTTGACGGTCTTCTTGGAAGCTTATGCTGTGGATTTTGATTTTCCTTCTATAAAAATAATGTATGAGTAAAGGCAGGGAATATGCCAACAATTTTTATTAATCAAATTGCTTCTCTTTGAAGAACTGCATTTGTTGTGTTTTTGCTTAATGAGATCACGTCGTGTAATTGATAAGTGTTTTGCGTTGCCAGTACTATTTGTTTCATAATATTTCTTGCATGGGGTCCAGATTACCCACTTGATATATGATTTTCCATTTTAAATGCATTTGCTCCTTCATTCGCAGCTGACTAGCATAAAAATTGTATCAAGAGCACTTGTCCTCTTATATGGAATTTTTGTGGGCTAGAAACTTTCAAGGATGGAAAGGGGAGTTTGTCATGTTAGGTTTTGCAGGCGCATGATGCATATCTCTATTATGAAGTTGCATGCAGCTTCAGTTTCAGTTTCATTTTCCAAGGGGCTATCCCTTCAGGGCATTTGATGGAGGGACTTTTGTTGATCTGAATGAGCTTTCAATAGGATCGTTTAAGTTATTCAGTTAGAGTTCTGTGAACTCACTTTTTGAAGCCTATTTAAAGAGTCAAGTGTTTCTCGCCCCATGCCTCTTCCTTTTTTCCTGCACCTCTGCCACAAATAATCTCTTCTCTGCAAACCTTGCTCATTTAGGATCTCCTTTGATCGCCTATACCATCTGCAGCTTCGGGATTTCATCTGACCACCTATGCCCTCTCTAGATTCTCAAACCTTTTAACAAGTGATCCCCAGTAAAACAGTAACAGGTCCTCCCATCCCTCTGTCATGTTCAACCCTGATGGCCACAGCAATCTTCATAGTAGGATTTCTCTTCCTTGGATCTGCCAATTGATCTGAAGAAGGCACGTATTTGATCTATAACTAGTAAATCTGCCCCCCAAGCTTTCAAACAATTTCCTAGTCCAAGCAGGTAACACAACACACCAAttttgttgtttattttttttttattttctgtgtGCAAGACctgtattcttttttttttttttcatttgtatatgtatatttgcTGCACATCTATCTCATTTCTTTGAATTTTCTGTTGGTTTTGCTAATGAGAAGAAGATTTAGGACTAAATTTTGGGAATAAAGAGTAAATTTTTTTAGAAGagttggtgtttttttttttaaagaatttagGGTTCATTTTTAAGAGTTTGAATTGATTTTCATGTCGGGTTCTTTGAGTTTTTGGGGCTTgatatatattttgtacacaattattttcctatttttttccACTCCGTTATTCTCATGATTTGAATACACAAGAAATTTTAGGAGGAAGGATCATATAGCCTGACACAATCTTTGTGTgatcaattattattattattatttgtgccTGTAAGATGTTTATTTCcgtgttttgatttttttttccccaattttttaaaattattttttaatctttgcTGTACTATGTAATTAAAACACACCAATTaccaaaaactcaaaattttcagaatttagATGGTTCAATGTGGATCTAAACCCAATTCCCTAATTGAGATCCCAAGTCAATATTTGGATCTTCATAATAACTTAAATCAAAACACGCCCGATTTCTAGAGACTTGAATCATATAGGTGGCAATGTAACCTTCCCACTATGAAGCTATCGCATGCTGAAGGCTGGTTTGAACTTCATCAGAATATATTGAAAATGTTCAATTTCTGCACATGGTGTTTTGAAAACCACTCGCATTTTGGACAATGCGGTAAAACTTCAGGGCTGTTTGCATTTAGGGCTCCCAAGTTCCATACCAAGCACCCTCTGTAATCAAGCAAAACAATTCAAGAATTTCACCCCCTAGCCATGGCCTAACGCAGAATTAGCATCTATTATCAAAAAACTTCGCTGTCTTGTGAGTCTTCAACACAAATGAACACATTTGCTGCAGCAGACAATGAATCAGGCTTCTCTGTGCGACCCTGGGATGGCTTCCTTGACAGCCAGGGGTTCATACCATTGAGGATCAAAACCAGCTGCCTTCCTCGCGACCTCGTTGAAAGGGGGCTTCAGTGGCCCCCTGAAATGTGTTCTCACTACAGCATTAAACTTCCGAATTACCTCTTCGAGCTCCTCAGCTGCCAACGTAGCATCTCTAGTCGCCCATTTGATCCCGTACAATTCTGGATTTCTAGACCTCAAGCATAGATGATGGAACCATTTTACTCCAGCAGCACAATGAGTAATCTCTTCCGGATAAACCACCTTCTCCAGTAAATCTGCTGTCTCATTATCACCTCCATTGCGAAATCGAGATATTGTTGTGGGCAGCACATCCAGTCCTATAGCCTGAATTTATACCCAATTAGCTCATCAAATTGACATCCAAAACACACGCACACTAGAAGAAACATTCAAGCACCTCGAATCATGGTATTTGAAATGAGTAAACTTTAAAAATGTCACCATTTTGACAAACTTCTTTGTCATATGTTCATCATGGCACTATTTTCCTAGAATAATAACCCAGACATGTGTTCAAGGAAAGTGCAATGAATTTCATTGCACAATAAAACTAAGAGGAAAAACCAGTCAAGAACGGACTTTGAGACGATCAAGCGCACACACATACCTCGTGGACACAATGCTCAATTGCCAACCGCGCCAAGAGGTCCTTGGAAGTGGCAGTGGCGGAGTCCCAAAGACCGTCGTGGGCTGGCAATGCTCCATAGAAAGAATCCAGTTCCTCGAGCCATGCGAGGAGGGTGAAATGCCGACCTTCGTCCTGAGCCACCTTCACAAAATCTGTAATGAACTCTCTTGGCATTGCCTCTTGCTTCCCAAAGGACGCAATTATATCCTGCAAAACAAGAAAGTTCACAATCAATCAGTGTAGTATGGTATAGGAAAACTTAATGGCACTATCAGAAAGTAGTTACTGTTCGAGCATTTGTTAGAATTGAGTGGCAATTAAGACGATCAAGAGTATATCAGAAAGCATTGTGTTTATAATTCTCCAAGAAAATGTTAATAGAAAGACCGCATTATACGCAAATGTATGAACGGAATGGAGGAGAGACTACCCAAGACAAGTCAATGGCCCAGCTTTCGGTGTTGACAAGATTATGCACAATGGCCTGTCTGCTCTGCAAGCTTCCGGCTTTGCCGAGCTTCGGCATGAGACTGGGGCAAACAAGCTTCACCTGCAAACACAATATTGCGTGGGTTAGGATCCTTAATGAAACGCACTCCATTGAGGCAATTCATCCAGCAATTGGGTGCAAATGTAGTATACATACGTTGGTAAGCCTGGCAGGGCGATCAGGAACGATGAGGTCCGCGGGGGGGTTGTAGGGTCGAGCGATGAGGGCCTGCATCCATCTCGTGGCCACTTCGTCGCCGAGACGAGCCTTCTGTAATGGGTCGGCGGTGTTCAGCACTCGGAGCGCCGCCTCCACCAACGTCTCCTAATGTTCGTCGGATCCATCTCCGGTGGAAGGGCTCATCTCTCTCCagttttttcccattttgttattattttaaaataatatattaaataatacccttaTCAAGTTGTTCGCAAGGGCCAACTTGATCCTCTTCCTAGGGATCCCAGATGAGGGAACCCTAGGAGAGCCGCCGACTCCAACAACCGTCCATGTACGAATCATACTAGATTTGACCAATTGTCCGTCCTACCTCCTCTACCTTCTTGATAACCCATCTTTGTCTTAGTAGAGTTTTTAGTGACATGTTTCGGTCTTCTTTTCCATTACTTAGAAAAAGTGAGTCATCGGTTCAggtacaaaataaaaattattcccAAAATGATGCTTTTATAATTTTActggaccaagcagcgagatcTGTCACGTGTCAAAAATAGCTTTTTTCCTACACAAATCTCGCCCAACCAATTAGCGAGATTTGCTTGTCACGTGTTAATACTCGATTGGACTACCATTTAAATCTCGCTCCTCTCGTTGGATCAAGCAACGAGATTTACTgtgcattcaaattttttttttattaatagtcTTAAGTattccattttcaaaaatatttttaactgcAATTTGTAACATggattgttttaattttttgtattctcgttttttatgtatttataataataataataataataataaaattaaatttttggagcaaagaatcatttattaatttaagttttcacatagaataaattaaaatttttaatttaattaaaaatattatttttatcataaattaatataacagtcatacaaatataaactaataataagattattttttaattaaaaagggaaatcttatattattttatttagtagaaaatgtttaaatattaattaaaaataattattattgaaattgttaactaaaaattttaataattctaatttaaattatatttaaaactaataataacatttatttaaatacaatcaaatgcCACTTATAATTTTCAGGACTTCTCCAATCCAATGGGCGTTTATCagcacttattaaattcaacacttCTACATAAGGAATTTCAAGtcacttatttatttttcttgattgtaGTAGATCATACAATTTGTGTATGCAGAATTCATGGTACTTACTTGGCGTCACCACTATGAATTTCATACAAGTATTATTTATTTGTCAAATAATGTCTTAATGAAATTTCTAAAATGTGAGCCTGTAACAATAGGAGGTAACGGATGGATGGATTCTTTTGCTTTAATATATTTTGCTTTGGTTGATCCTTATTCAAGTACAATGACCAACCTTCAATAGGAATGAGCCACATAGCAGTTAttatgtagaaacccgaacccgaaaaataaggaaaataaataagaaaagaagtaaggaaatttttttaagggcAAACAGCATGATTTGTCGATGAGCTccctattttcgtcgacgaagtcccttttgCAATTTGTTGACGAAGTTCAAGCGTCGTCGATGAGGAAATGCCAAGAGAaatttcaggcttagggttcgttgatgaacccctcctttcgtcgacgaacatccttctgcagttcgtcgacgaaggcaccattttgtcgacgaatgcaaCTGGGTCAACGGTtaataaataggatttttcatttcttcttcattaagaaatcatatttctctctttctctctctctctctctctctacaattttCGTCATTCGTCacccaaatcgacgatcggaggttaccacgaggatctgggggaaattctctacaagtctaatgaAGTGGATTCTTCAATGAGGTCTTTCCaggcatcaccccaaagttgagaTAAGGGTAGAAATGAGTTGTTTATCTAGCGTATAACTGTTTAAATGAAGTGTATGGGTCTGGGGGTGTTTAATGgttattattttggaaaaatgtgtTTTCATGGTTTTGGAGCCCGTGTTGCCGTGGGTTAGACTCAGGAGCATTGTAGGATCTctctcagtaaacaggtaaggggattaagttaagttaggagttttattaaagttgaactgaataaaatgctatatatgtatatttatgttttcagttattgttttgaaaaccaaccattcaaatgagacttttcaaacctaagatatatgatatagtattttgagtaaaaatgaacggtggaaagtttggtttaaCGTCATAAATGGGATATACTGTATACTGAAATCGTGTGGtagatgaatattattttgaggGTTATTGTATAACTAAGTTTGTGaatatttgtgaaatactggaactgtttgtgaaaatacaGGGATTTGATATAGCAGCTGTGAGCCGAGTTTTAAATGACGGCTAAGGGTCGGGATTTGATAGAGTGGCTACAAGCCGAGTTGTATATGACGGCggagggccgagttttataatatgacagattttatatgaaatgagtttgaaatacagtttttattacttaaattgcatgatatgctttaggaaccctgaggaccagttatgttatgagcacagtaCTGTTACTAGAGATTCAATATTTGACTATGTGCGCCCAAACTATTTTGGATATAAGTGTAGAGTGGTCTCAGACGATTGGCCTTTGTAAAGTGTGTACCTTccttggcagtccggactagaAAATGGTAAGGCAATTGGACCCGCAAGCAAGTTGCGGATACCTACAGTCGGAGTTAATGGCAGATGAATgatttgactttgtctgggttgatcccccagggcttagtccagccttcaggccgcacatcccgtaccatgggggaagtaaatgatgtttagtcccaaggagtgtcttttatgcatatctatagATTTATATAAATGATGTTATTTATTTACTGAATTTTTTATACCATGGAAATGAGATGAATATTTTCAACTGTGTAAAGTGAGTATAATGTAAAATaactatttttggttaaatggagGATGAATATTTTCTATAAACACTAAATgaatgctgaccacacactgatattaacttaatcttccttactgagaagtgtctcacctcaacatacaaattatcttttcaggaccatctcaagGTCAAGTTTAGTGAACTCTGGGGTGGGGTGATAGctagttagtttttgtgagtgtcagtaAGAACTCTACTATATGTAAGTTATGTTTGAAGCCCTAAGTATGTAATATGGGAGTATGGAATGAGTTGTTTTTGTTGTATTATTTTAATGGATTGTAATATGGATTATTGGAGACTATTGTGTATTAAGGTactttagaactctggtaatggattatggaggatatattatttatttccgctgcatttatATTACTGATTATGGTATTAGGtgcacaaacgtcactaaagtagcaccctaggcTCACGTGGtgggtcagggcgttacaggtggtatcagagattaggtttgttaggttctgcagactttgatagTTGATAATTACCatagtataggttgagataagttaggGATAGGAATGAGTAGATTAAGCGAGTCTTGGTCTAGAAGCTTTGAGGTGGAATCCTTCGACGGTTgtctgtgtttttcctaaaatgactattttaggaaaaccatggtaaagtTATCGATGGTTTTCATTTCTGGGTGGAGAGATTAGAACTTGGAAATTGAAGTGGGAACGTTAGGTCGGATGAGTATGTGCATAGTGTCAGTGTTATGGTTAGAGGCCTGTACCTTGACAGTTTTGTAGCAAAATTGTATAAATGATTCATTTAACTGCAAActcatatattatattatttcttcattccatactagcatcaaccatgataaatgtggaatttctaagtcggtttctatcctatcttcaggatggatcccaggggAAAGGAGATCATGGCTAGAGAGGATAATCATGTGGATACCTCCTGTAGAgacttgaagaattatagtaattaaataattaaagaaatgagagaaaataatttttttttaaaaagggatttCAGTAGGGTCTTGTCGACCAGTGTAgatgtgctcatcgacgagtagggccttaggctcgtcgacaaggatgcatgtctcatcgacgagaagttactgAGAGGGGCATTTTCAGGGCCCGAATCTCGCCGATGAGGAGTAGGCGTTCGTAGACGAGACTATTGctgagactcgtcgacgaggagacatggctcatcgacgaggccacgtggatagtactctatatatagcccaaaaTCGATTTCAGCATAAGAAATTTTTTTCAATTCCTCTCTCTTTACACGgtttctttcccttctctctaagttttcggttCCGATTCTCcttggttcgatgatcagaagctaccacggtgatcctggggagattctctacaacatagacggagcagaaattcgatttgggaagtttgggaatcatcccaaaatttgggtaagttcattattttaatatttactaaggtattttgtatttttgggttgaggaaaggtgttagatgggtttatactgaagttttgttgggggaaatgtaaattttagggtgttgtgttgGGAACATTGCATGTgtaggattgagtgttttgtgggcttctcagtaagtcgggtaagggaataaactaagttagaatttttcatgaaacTATTTTTATTCTACAgtatttaatttcaggaaaatatgtatatgatagaattatgtttggaaaatactgctatgaacaaggatatgatttaaatgtgttttatcagaaattatgattttagaatagattttATATTCATAATGTTttccatttctgtgtggcatgagttgaaatttCCATGTAATTATGTATACTAGAATAATATGCTTttccagatcaagcatgatatgattgTTTTTCAGggaaattataaaacaatacaggaaccatgattttaggAATATAATGTTTAACAGTACAAAGaaatcatgttcagtatattatgatatgccggcgcagatgccgtgattaaatgttatgttatgccggtgtagatgtcgtgattcatgttggcgtagatgccatatcatgtatgataagacagaatttatgtaatattatcatgtcagatattatcatgaaatacaaaacaattatgtttagtatatgaatcatattatacgttatcagaactcggatggtatggtttagtttagttttaggagcatggtactgtagttatatgttcaaaattatgatagtgctaccacacgaccagtagtatgagagatgacagtcgatgtagCTTCAATGTAGAGTGGAGTTGCTCCCCTGGAAGTCTGGGACCAGAAGGGGCAGGtctatcatacttacagacttatgtttgatctagcatggtcgaccaaccattactaggtcccgcctttgggcggcacaacctagtcatgtaggggtaagacatgacatcagctaactatccatcgtgggtgttatttcagtattgtacagttatataagattttttttttttatgtatagaaatctagtatgccttattatgatatgacaaatcatgttttactcaattTTGCTAAAGGCAagtttttaccaaatatgcttattatactgtttatatgtataacacaaaaatactcacaatgccacacactgatatttgtttatttccctcactgagaggtgtctcaccccagcaattcaaacatttcagaaaATCCAGGTAAATGAGCAGATAGAGCTTTGCGACGGTAGAGTCTGACCgagctaccctatcagaagggtgagttgttgatctagggttagatttatttcTAGAAAGTGACCTTAAgttactttttggtcttttgatggatgattgtatatataacaaatttagtagtactctggtattgtggttgattggatgaCTTATTTGTAAATtacatttcctgctgcttaggtattagagttaaATGACTagtttatccctggtacccataggtccaggttgattatgttttatcagttgaacagtatatcaggattattatattaaatgttattatggaaaaaaaatttacgataaaataggcaggtcgttacacctccAATGAAGATGATGTCGATGCCTCAGCACTGCTGCGTAGTATAGCACGTCAAGCTAGGAAGGAAACCTGGAGGGATTCTTGAGAGCAAGACCAACTATTGGTTGATAGAGGCTGCACGTTCCAGCAGTTTACCCAGACGAATCTATcggcattttcaagaggagtgAAGTCGATTGCAGCTGAAGATTGAGTTTAGGAGATGGAAGAGCTGTTAGGTGTACTAGAGTGTACAAAGGAACAGAAGTGCggtttgccacctttaaattggCGGGAgaagcaaagaggtggtggaggtCGGCAAAGTTGGTGGAGGAACAACACCCAGAGCATGCATCTATTACCTGGAGCCATTTCAAGAGGTTTTCTTCGGCAGATACTTCCCTGTTACCACCCGAGAGGCaaaggtagaggagttcctgcATCTGACCGAGGGACTCATGACTGTGCAACAGTATGCGACCAGGTTTGTAGAGCTATTCTGTTTCACTCCGCACATGGTCCCAgatgagccaaagaaggctcggatgtttgagagaggtctgaggcagGGTATATGCGCACATgtagtgtagagacccgaataatttctataaattaataataggagaaggagagaaaataaattaaagttgGAAAATTAAAATAGAGTCTCATCAACGAAcgcaggggattcgtcaacgagaacacatgagagtctcgtcgacgagaagataccgagaggggggttttagcagtctgaaatttgtcgacgaggggtttaggttcgtcgacgaactttcttcatggactcgtcaacgagatgacctGTCTTATCGATGAATCTAGaattataaatagctaaaacccggATTTTACAGCAAAAAATTGTGCAaaattaccctctctctctctctttctctctaaaacgaccctctccccttctctcttcgattacgACTCTGTTTCTCGCTGGTTCGAAgattcgaggccaccacgacgctcctggaaaagttcttttcaagtctgccagagcggatcgttggtgggactgatttgaatttcatcccaatctcagggtaaggcattttattcaatatttgtctttcccatagttataagaaatgtagtaatgaaaaaatactgatatttggttctaggaaatgttgttttcagggttttgagtggggaactctgcgggtgtagggctagagtacagtaggggcttttcaaaaattaggtgagggaaatatgctatgctagggaatttttagaatgtataacagaagattatgtatgtatattttcaagcatgttgatcagtttattttccagaatatcatgagtattattatttcagtGAAATTACAGAaatgaagcatgagattttaattacacagTTGTGCGCCCTGAGgttattatagtttaatatgttgattatgaaattttacagatatccagttatacagTTTACTAGCAGAAAGTAAGATTTATAGcatttttcagaataacatgatttctaaaccagaacactcagacagatattaCGGATATTTCAGaaagatattacaaatattacagacatatattatagatattttagaaagata
This region of Malania oleifera isolate guangnan ecotype guangnan chromosome 10, ASM2987363v1, whole genome shotgun sequence genomic DNA includes:
- the LOC131165592 gene encoding uncharacterized protein LOC131165592; the protein is MQALIARPYNPPADLIVPDRPARLTNVKLVCPSLMPKLGKAGSLQSRQAIVHNLVNTESWAIDLSWDIIASFGKQEAMPREFITDFVKVAQDEGRHFTLLAWLEELDSFYGALPAHDGLWDSATATSKDLLARLAIEHCVHEAIGLDVLPTTISRFRNGGDNETADLLEKVVYPEEITHCAAGVKWFHHLCLRSRNPELYGIKWATRDATLAAEELEEVIRKFNAVVRTHFRGPLKPPFNEVARKAAGFDPQWYEPLAVKEAIPGSHREA